The genomic stretch aaaaatgttaaaatattattaaaatttataacGTAAGCGCCGATCgatcaaatggattgaattgacacaattgcaaaagttttatgactaaattggccaaaagaaatttaggactaaattgacataattacaatagatttaagacttttctgATAATTCTCACTTAAAAATCAAAGTGAAAGATTTGACTACGGAATCCGCGATCTTAATTTACACGGATGTTCTTGTTGTATGTGAATAACAGGAATACCATGTGTAATGTTTTGTGAAATGAGTGGAGGCCAAAAGTACTGTATCAATTATCACTTTCATCTTAAAGACAACCTTTTAAGTATTTTCTGGACTTGTAAATCAAAAGGCCTCCACCATTTTTATTTGTCAATGCAAGCTAGCCTTTCATATTGTCGGTAGATCTTCTATCTGGACATGGCCATGGCCGTTAATCCATTTTGCCATGAGCTAACATACATATTGACATTGTTCGTCACTTTATTTACGAAGGTTATTTAAACTCGAGGTAATTTTGCAACCAGTTGTGTACCCAATAATTTTCGGCctgaaaaatatctttatttttcgttgttgaaaaaaaaaagctttattAAAGCACTGGGTTATGGTAGATTTTTATCTCGGCCAAGCGAACCAATGCTTTAATATGGTCTTGTTCATGATTGTCTTCGTTGTAACATCGCATCATCGGTCCCAATAATGGGGCGTTTTGCGGGGCGAAACGACCCGGATTGAACCAAAATCAAGCCGGCACGATCCGGCCCATCCCGGCCCGATAACCCGGTCTCTTATCTGCTTTCGAAGTCGAGCCACTCGGACGCTGGACAAGCTAAAACCCCAGCGAAGCATCTCTCTTCTCGccctagaagaagaagaagaacaagaaacagcAGCAGTAGGTCGCCAATGTCGCATTTTGGAAGATCAGGCCCTCCGGACATCACCGACACTTACTCGCTCCTGATCCTCAACATTTCCTTCAGtaactctctcctctctttctctctctctctctgtcttcccTCATCGATGCCTTACGCGGTTGTTTCGCAGGGACTACCGCCGACGACCTCTTCCCTCTCTTCGATAAGTACGGAAAGGTCGTCGACGTGTTCATCCCCAGAGACCGAAGGTATGTATTTCTCCGTTCCGCGCTTTTCTTTATAGCTCGCTTGTTGAGAATTAATTGCGCTTTTGTTTACTGTGTTCTTATGGGGGTCGTGCAGGACTGGGGAATCGAGAGGGTTCGCGTTCGTGAGGTACAAGTATGCGGACGAGGCGCAGAAGGCGGTGGACAAGCTTGATGGTGTCGCTCTTGCTCTGATTTTAGTTCCTTCGGTATTGAGGGTTTCTGTTTGCGTTGGGGGAAATTCTTGGATTGGCACTTGATTTCTTGTtcggttttcttttttgaaaggGAGAGTTGTGGATGGGAGAGAGATTGGGGTTCAGTTCGCGAAGTACGGTCCCAATGCTGAGAGAATGTAAGCTGTTTAATTATCTCGCCTTTTAGTTTTCGAATCGGTGAAATAGATTGTTCTTTTTTCGGGTCTAGATACAGTGCAATGCCAATCTGGTACGAGCTCACTGGGAGGAGGGAATTTGGTTTTTTTGGAATAAACCTTAAAATGGTCCAAGTTGCAACGACCTTGTTAGCATGATTATGTCAGTGGATGATTTGTTTTGCCAAATAACGTGCAAAAGATGGcctaaagaaaaaggaaaagtaaatttCTTGAATAAATTAGCTGTCATTTTCATACTACAATTTTTCTGATGAGCTCGGCCTCTATTTCACAACAGCGATAAGGGGAGGGTTGCTGAACCGGTTTCAAAGATAAGAAGGCGATCGAGAAGTCGCAGTCCTCATCCAAGGTATGGTTTAAGTTTGTGAAGTTAGTAAAGTCATGCAAATTGTGTCTACGTatactaaaatggaaaaaaaaaaaaaggttctttgCTTGATTATAAATACCGTTCGAATGTGTTGACAACTGTCTGAAACTCCCTATTGCTGTAGTTGTGGATTGACTTTGAGGTGAGATTCCAAAATCATTTTATGGATTGGTTAAGGTATTTGGTTGTCTTGTACTTACATGAGCCTGTTTACTTGCTGTACAATTCATTTATCTCCACATTTCAAGAGTTGCCAAAGGTTGCGGTAACTTTGATTGGGATTTAATATAGGTAGCTGAAACTTCGATGGGGATCCTGATTGAAATTTATGAGAAAATTGGTAGGCCCATTTTACCATTGAATTCATGATGCTACAGTGGATAGAGGACTGATGTGCGATGGTTTTAGCCATCTAATTTCTTTTCAATGACTTGTCCAGATGTTTGAAGAGGAACGGGAGCGAAAATCTCTCATTTTACCTCTATATGAGAGGACCCCTGTCCATTTGGGTTAATAATGTCACTGccaatttacttaggtttcctCCTGGCATTAAAGTCAATTGCAAACTTTGTGAGTAATCCTGCCATCACTTGTTGGTAGTCCTCAAGAAATGAAAGCAATTGATGAAGTTCATGGTATAACTGATTCTACGGAGGTGTTAATGCTGTAAACAACAATGCAAGAAGCTTGGTCAGGCACCTTATAGCTTATGAAGAATATCTGGATGTTTTTAAAGACACAAATCATAATATGTCACAAATTTAAATGCACTTACATTAAAGGATTGGGGTGGTACGTTAAGTTTGTTTACAGTAACCTAAAGTTAGGAAATTGAGACGCATCCTAAGAGTGTAAATCCGGAAGCTGAAGTCGAATGCTAGAACCACGGCCACTCCAAACAAATAGTAAAGTTGACTTATTAGTCTTCAGTTGTTGGGTAGGACTTTCCCACATAAGCAACTAAGTTTGGAAGCGCAATTTCCTGAAAAAGTTCAGAGTGCAGTTATAAGTTATGGTTGATCAAGCCCACTTGTCATTTATCTTTATTacttggcacaaaaaaaaaggagtaacagGATATTTGGACCATAACTGAGAAATAAAACACATTAGTTCTACTAATCATTGAGTGACGGAATTGATTATGAGAATCAACTGACAAAGAAAACAGTTTAAAGATTGAAGGGCCAATTTTAGCGTCTTGAGTTGAGCTCCAATATTTCCTCAGTCTAAATGAAAATTTGAGGCTTAGTTTTCATGCAAGTCTTGTAATTACAAAATCCAGGGTTTCATTTCTTACTTATAGTACAAATTATGGTTAATTTCATGTCAAAATAGAGTGGTTCCATTTTTCAGTGAAAACATGGTGTTGGCAGCAAGACTAGGACTGATTGAACATTTTTGGAAAGACTTAGAACTTAATTTACCAATGGGACAATGGGTAGaacatttaggacttttttgtacTTATCCCAGAGCTAGTTTTATTAACTTGGGCTGGATAGTGAGCTCATGAACTTGGAATTACTCCATCGGCTTTTTGATGATAAATACTAGTTAGGTGAAAATTGTGACTGTGTGACCTTAACTAATATGTTCATGCATGACTGTGTGCCCTTCGTTGTCACGTTTAAGTTCTTTACAAGTACGAATCACTTTTGATCTTTCTAGAGGTGTGTTTGGTAATGCTTCCTTGATCACAGCAACAATAATGGCCCCGATATGAGCATATCGGCGATTACTAGCTCCTATGATTCTAATACACGTTAATTCTCGGGCCCCGCTGTTATCCGCTGTGTTCAAAAGGCTTTGAGGTTGAATCATATCATTTTTTAATCTGTTCTTTCAATGTTAATGCTAAGGGCAtagtaaaaatataaaaaaagaaatattgttTGTCATATCCGCAAGATTTCTTGTCTTTGATTCTACGTTCCTATTCCGAAATAAGAAATTGAGTTTGTATAGGAATTTTGGATGCCGCTATTGAAATAGCCTTTCTAGCTATATTTTCTGCTACTCTGCCCCTTTCATAAAGTATTCTAGCCGGTTTAATGACAACTACCCAGTATTCAGGAGATCCTTTACCCGAATCCATAGTATTCTACCCGGTTTAATGACAACTACCCAATATTTGGGAGATCCTTTACCTGAATCCATACATGTTTCCGTAGGTCTTACCGTACGACCCGAAGCAATGGCTTCTATTGGTAGTAAAATGACAAAATTCCGCTGAGTTGTCCTTAAGTAGTGTTTGTTCCTTAACCATCTTCTTGTGTAATTATATCTTGCAGAGTTACAAGTAATTGCCTTTCATTCTCTGCTGCAACTGATAGTAAAATGGATTTTCAGGCGCAGAGATGACTGTAGAGACCGTGATTATAGGAGGAAAAGTCGCAGTAGAAGCAGGGGACGATATGATCGCGACAGGTACAGAGACAGGGAAAGGAGTTACCGTCACCGGAGTAGGAGCTATAGCCCAAGTCCTGATCGTCGCAGAGACCAAAGGGCACCCAAGTATGATGACAAGGACAGAAGTCGGAGTGGATCATACAGAAGGTGAGGGCCCTCCTTATTCCCCCTTACTGCTTCTATGACCATCGCTTGTCGagaatttttatatgaatgaaaacctttttttccccattttcagTTCATCCCGTAGCCCGCGGAAAGCTGAATATGAGAGGAGTCCATCTCCAAATCCGAGACCTTCTACTCTTGAAAGTCCTGATGTACGAAATGGTGAAAGAGTTTCTGAGCTCCACAGAGATGCGCCTAGCGGACATCCTGCTGATTCCCCTAGTGCTTCTCCACATAGTCCATAGATAGAGTGCTCGTGACGTGAGTGGGTTTGTTGCTTCTGTCTCACTCTATTGGAACTATTTGGACCATATGTCTCTGCTTGGTTCATGTTGCCCTTTTAGGAAAGATGAGTGCTTCCGATCATGGGAGTCAGTTGTGCTCGACAAGCAATATCACTTTCTCATGAGGTGCTCTTGATTGGTGGACGGAGACTTCGTTGCATGTGGTGATTTAGATATTAATGCTGAGTTTTGTAGGGGGTGATGTTTTTCTTCTATGAAGGCAGCTAGTCCGTCTATTCTGACTTTGTGGTTACCTGTGATACTCTGATCTTATTCTTGTGCCATAATGTGCATTCATCAAGTCCATTGAAGATTTTTTGATGGTGCACTTGTTCATAGTTCTCTGGCTGCATTTTTAACTATGTTAATGTAGTGCGTCAGTTAATCTATACATGCCGCAGATGGACATTGAGAGATTTAACTGTACCAGTGTGATCGCTTGTTGGTTTTATGAATTGTTCAAACTCGACGACCGTGCGCTACTTTCTTTTGTCATGATACTTTATGAGGGTCTCCTCATATCTGAAAGTTAAGGATTTACCTTGGAACATGTTAGCTGGTAGGTAGCATGACATTATGgtgatttttttcaagaaaatttggACTACACCAATCGATATTTATTATAATATAATGATTGATTATGGTTTTCTCTACCTTTTTCAGTATTCATAGATTTATTTAGCGTCCAACTACGGATTGGATAAAggttgaatgatttgaaaatggaTGAGattcaaattgatcaatttaatccatatCGAGCCATATTGTTGAAATACAACTTTGCGATCAAACTCTCGGGCCCATTTTGGCTTAGGTCATTTGTGCAAAAATGGGGCGGAACGCGTCGGCATTTGGCTTCATGGAGGCCGAGTGAGAAGACTTCCCTTTTGCGCATTGAATTGCAAATTAGGATCTGATCGTGTGGAAAGTAGAGTGTTCATTCGCATCGCTATTCTCGAAGACTTGCACGTCAAAGTCTCTGGATTGGATTTCACACAAAGGGTGGGAGGACTCAATTCCGAAAGGACTGACCGAGTCAGAAATGTCACCGACGAAGACTCCAAAAAACTTAAACTCCGAAGTCTTCAAGGAACCAATAATTCGTCCAGTCAGCTCTCAGTTGGCTTTTCTAAGTCTTGACTAGTTAGTCGTCGTTATTGCATTTCCCATTATGGTGGAAAATGATAGGAAGGGGAGTTTTCACAACCTTCAACCTTTTTAAACCATCGCTCATTGCCTCAGCAACAAAGAAAACCAACTTACAgaaccaaaagagagagaagaagaaaagaataatccATGGATTCTTCACCAGAACTCAAGAGGGTCATGATGAGCCTTGTGGCTGCCCTTGCCCTCTTCACCACCTTTGTCATTCCACTTCCTGCTCATGCTTCCCCTGCAGAAGCACAAGCCCTCCTCCATTGGAAGTCCAGTCTTAGGAACCATTCGGTTTCTTCCCTCTCTTCCTGGACTCCCTCTCCTCGTAATGCCACCAGTTCCGGCTCAACGGCGAGTCCATGCGCTTGGTATGGCATCTTCTGCAATCGGGCTGGAAGCGTGATCCGGGTTAATCTCACCGGTGCCAATGTCGAAGGTACGCTTGATGAATTCCCATTCTCATCTTTGTCTCATCTAATGTTCATGGACCTGAGCATAAATAATCTATTCGGCCACATTCCACCTCAAGTTGGTCTCCTTAGCAATCTCACCTACCTCGACCTCTCTATCAACCGGTTCTCCGGCAAAATACCGCCAGAGATCGGCTGTTTAACAAAACTAGAGGTCCTACACCTAGTTTCCAATGAGTTAAATGGCTCAATTCCCCTAGAAATCGGGCAGTTGCATTTGCTCAATGAGGTCGCGCTGTATTCCAATCAATTGAAGGGATCCATACCTCCCTCATTGGGTAATTTGAGCAAATTATCTATACTGTATGTCTATGACAACTACCTTTCTGGTTCTATTCCTCCTGAAATGGGAAATATGACAAATTTGGAAGTACTCCACATGGACACCAACAGCCTGAGAGGACCAATTCCTTCCACTTTGGGGAACTTAATCAAATTGAGAGAGCTGCACTTATTTGCCAATAACCTTACCGGTTCTATCCCCCTGAAGCTAGGGAATTTGAACCTTCTTAGCTCGTTGAGCCTTTACCATAATAATCTTACCGGTTCAATTCCACGGACATTTGGCAATTTGACGGAGCTTGCCCTTCTCTATCTCTATGGTAACCAACTTTCGGGTCACATTCCTGATGAGATAGGAAATCTCCATGCTATGGGTGACTTGGAGCTGAGTAGAAATCACTTCACTGGcccaattccttcttctttgggcCAGTTGAcaaacctattatatttgttCCTCCGCGAGAATCAGCTTTCTGGTTCAATTCCTGGATCCTTAGGGGATCTGAAGAACTTGACGGTGCTAGAATTGGATGCCAACCAGTTAATTGGCTCCTTACCAAAGAAATTGTGCCGAGGTGGGTTGCTCCAAAACCTCACAGTGAGTGGCAACAACTTAACTGGTTCTATCCCTAGAAGCTTAAGAAATTGCACAAGCTTAGTCAGAGTACGCCTCGAGGAAAACCAGCTCACTGGAAACATATCCGAGACCTTCGGTGTCTTACCCAACTTGAACTTTATCGACATGAGTTTCAACAACTTCTATGGAGAAATCTCAACAAACTGGGGAAGTTGCATGCGTTTAACTGATCTAAGAATTGCTGGAAATAACATCACTGGTAGCTTGCCTCCTGAGATTGGAAATGCGACTCAACTGCGTGCAATTGATCTTTCTTTC from Rhodamnia argentea isolate NSW1041297 chromosome 2, ASM2092103v1, whole genome shotgun sequence encodes the following:
- the LOC115749857 gene encoding serine/arginine-rich splicing factor SC35-like isoform X2, whose translation is MSHFGRSGPPDITDTYSLLILNISFRTTADDLFPLFDKYGKVVDVFIPRDRRTGESRGFAFVRYKYADEAQKAVDKLDGRVVDGREIGVQFAKYGPNAERIDKGRVAEPVSKIRRRSRSRSPHPRYRDDCRDRDYRRKSRSRSRGRYDRDRYRDRERSYRHRSRSYSPSPDRRRDQRAPKYDDKDRSRSGSYRSSSRSPRKAEYERSPSPNPRPSTLESPDVRNGERVSELHRDAPSGHPADSPSASPHSP
- the LOC115749857 gene encoding serine/arginine-rich splicing factor SC35-like isoform X1 translates to MSHFGRSGPPDITDTYSLLILNISFRTTADDLFPLFDKYGKVVDVFIPRDRRTGESRGFAFVRYKYADEAQKAVDKLDGRVVDGREIGVQFAKYGPNAERIDKGRVAEPVSKIRRRSRSRSPHPRRRDDCRDRDYRRKSRSRSRGRYDRDRYRDRERSYRHRSRSYSPSPDRRRDQRAPKYDDKDRSRSGSYRSSSRSPRKAEYERSPSPNPRPSTLESPDVRNGERVSELHRDAPSGHPADSPSASPHSP